The Macaca thibetana thibetana isolate TM-01 chromosome 19, ASM2454274v1, whole genome shotgun sequence genome has a segment encoding these proteins:
- the LOC126942325 gene encoding uncharacterized LOC729966 homolog, with the protein MACPQLPPLLLLVLVLPLKADASNSSSTPYTGTTSENSMETSSLSSLTSSPFTPNTLSSGEPPKTYSSPLSLETGSMTHLSPSSSGATPPIQSSPGSTESRMIPSSPQPETTTHPSSGFPNAELTPSSHSTLPSSESLTPHWSPTSHSPGTEPLTSTDQTLEPPGPAPGDTGPPELHRNPGVVVVVCLLVSLLLIGSVVTAVRFCHRDESTFEKLDEVSMGSMNDRLSFAHHLQE; encoded by the exons ATGGCGTGCCCTCAGCTGCCGCCACTTCTGCTTTTGGTGCTGGTGCTGCCACTAAAAGCCGATGCGAGTAACAGTAGCAGTACTCCCTACACAG gtacGACCTCAGAGAACAGTATGGAGACATCATCTCTCAGCTCTCTGACTTCTTCTCCCTTCACCCCCAACACCCTCAGTTCGGGGGAACCCCCCAAAACCTACTCCAGCCCCCTGAGTTTGGAGACAGGCTCCAtgacccacctcagcccctcaagttcAGGGGCAACCCCTCCCATCCAGTCCAGCCCCGGTTCCACAGAGTCAAGGATgattccctcctccccacaaccaGAGACAACCACGCACCCTAGTTCTGGTTTCCCCAATGCAGAGCTCACCCCCTCTTCCCATTCCACCCTCCCCAGTTCCGAATCCCTGACCCCGCACTGGAGCCCCACTTCCCACAGCCCCGGAACAGAGCCCTTGACCTCCACTGACCAGACCTTGGAGCCCCCTGGCCCAG CTCCAGGTGACACTGGGCCCCCTGAGTTACACAGGaacccgggtgtggtggtggtcgtGTGTTTGCTGGTGTCTCTTTTGCTCATCGGGTCTGTGGTCACGGCTGTGAGGTTCTGTCACCGGGATGAGTCCACATTCGAGAAGCTGGACGAGGTGTCCATG GGATCCATGAATGACAGATTGTCCTTTGCCCACCACCTCCAGGAGTGA